In one window of Hevea brasiliensis isolate MT/VB/25A 57/8 chromosome 10, ASM3005281v1, whole genome shotgun sequence DNA:
- the LOC110670773 gene encoding uncharacterized protein LOC110670773, producing the protein MAKCFSFSASRDSCYRYFFTKAGLKSSTTDLGDGTVMHCWVPKTHFPAKPSLVLIHGFGANAMWQFNDFIPPLKSKFNLYVPDLLFFGDSYTTRPERTEAFQAQCIMALMDALNVKNMDLMGLSYGGFVAYSMAAQFKERVGRVVLGCAGVCLEEKDMEEGMFKVKTVDEAISILLPQSPEKVRQLMRLSFHKPPKPAPTCFLSDFIEVMCTEYRQEKKELIQALHNGRKLSNLPKIIQPTLIIWGEYDQVFPVELAHRLKRHIGENAELVIIKNVGHALNAERPKELYKHMKSFLIDTLPPSKQGKYTNGHKAD; encoded by the exons ATGGCGAAGTGTTTTAGCTTCAGTGCCTCCCGAGACTCCTGCTACCGCTACTTCTTCACTAAGGCGGGCCTCAAATCCTCCACCACCGATCTCGGTGATGGCACCGTCATGCACTGCTGGGTCCCCAAAACTCATTTCCCGGCCAAGCCTTCGCTGGTCTTGATCCACGGCTTCGGTGCCAACGCAATGTGGCAATTCAACGACTTCATCCCTCCCTTGAAGTCCAAATTCAATCTCTACGTCCCTGACCTCCTCTTTTTCGGCGATTCCTACACGACCCGACCAGAGAGGACCGAGGCGTTTCAAGCCCAGTGCATCATGGCTCTTATGGATGCGCTTAATGTAAAGAACATGGATCTTATGGGGTTGAGTTATGGTGGTTTCGTGGCTTACAGCATGGCGGCGCAGTTCAAGGAGCGCGTCGGGCGAGTGGTGCTGGGGTGCGCTGGAGTATGCTTGGAGGAGAAGGACATGGAGGAAGGGATGTTTAAAGTGAAGACTGTGGATGAGGCAATTAGTATTTTGTTGCCTCAGAGTCCCGAGAAAGTTAGACAGTTGATGCGATTGTCTTTTCATAAGCCTCCAAAGCCTGCTCCGACTTGTTTTCTAAGCGATTTTATTGAG GTCATGTGCACAGAATATCGTCAAGAGAAGAAAGAACTGATTCAGGCATTGCACAATGGTAGAAAGCTGTCTAATCTTCCCAAGATAATCCAG CCTACGCTAATAATCTGGGGAGAATATGACCAGGTCTTCCCAGTGGAACTGGCACATAGATTAAAACG GCATATTGGTGAAAATGCTGAATTAGTGATAATAAAAAATGTGGGGCATGCACTTAATGCAGAGAGGCCTAAAGAGCTGTACAAGCACATGAAGTCTTTTCTCATTGACACTCTACCACCTTCGAAGCAAGGAAAATACACAAATGGTCACAAAGCAGATTGA